The Lycium barbarum isolate Lr01 chromosome 12, ASM1917538v2, whole genome shotgun sequence genome includes a region encoding these proteins:
- the LOC132623729 gene encoding putative cysteine-rich receptor-like protein kinase 9 has protein sequence MKWLIILIFQFYCLFDPNIAQPVFSFQSSCEGNETEYSPNGAYDTNLHTVLSSVSRNIDSYGFYNTTICQDADRVSLIAQCRGDVELQTCRDCIYNATRKILEVCPYRKSAFGIYDKCMLRYSNESFIGTVSTNPQKIAYITTSFSNPQLFFNQYLTPLLTSLRNRASMGRKRKFAANITNDLDNVTEHALVQCTADSSAQGCFDCLTAAYTSLPDCVCYGRLGNYFLMPSCIFRYEPYSFFNESSLTEAQPPLWPSPPPASLPSLPPASLLPPPPPPGI, from the coding sequence ATGAAATGGCTGATCATTCTAATATTCCAATTTTACTGCCTTTTCGATCCCAATATAGCACAGCCTGTTTTCAGTTTTCAATCGTCGTGTGAAGGCAATGAGACAGAGTACTCTCCAAATGGTGCATATGACACAAATCTTCACACAGTCCTCTCCTCTGTTTCGCGTAATATAGATAGTTACGGATTCTATAATACTACCATATGCCAAGACGCGGACAGGGTTAGTCTCATCGCGCAATGTAGAGGAGATGTCGAATTACAAACATGCCGTGATTGTATATATAATGCTACTCGCAAGATTTTAGAGGTATGTCCTTACAGGAAATCGGCCTTTGGTATTTATGATAAGTGTATGCTAAGATATTCAAATGAGTCCTTCATAGGCACCGTTTCAACTAACCCTCAAAAAATTGCTTATATCACCACGAGTTTCTCGAACCCTCAATTGTTTTTTAACCAATATCTGACACCCTTGTTGACAAGTTTAAGAAATCGAGCTTCAATGGGTAGGAAGCGCAAGTTTGCTGCTAATATTACTAATGACCTTGATAATGTGACAGAACATGCACTTGTACAGTGCACAGCCGATTCATCAGCTCAAGGTTGTTTCGATTGTTTGACCGCTGCCTATACAAGTTTGCCTGACTGTGTCTGTTACGGGAGGCTGGGCAACTACTTTTTGATGCCCAGCTGCATTTTTAGGTATGAGCCTTACTCTTTCTTCAACGAGTCGTCATTGACTGAAGCTCAGCCACCCTTATGGCCATCTCCGCCACCAGCCTCATTGCCATCGCTGCCACCAGCCTCATTGcttccaccaccaccaccaccaggTATTTGA